From the Ascaphus truei isolate aAscTru1 chromosome 15, aAscTru1.hap1, whole genome shotgun sequence genome, one window contains:
- the LOC142466854 gene encoding uncharacterized protein LOC142466854 encodes MVAFGSQDYLLKHLKFKHPAEYMEKMRTEQSCNIPINMTENASFNQSSHLINNVTASHAKTYILAAATGKTLGESGKSLTWLSDQNLEKRTQTGERPHVCRECGKGFSVSSSLKTHMRTHTGERPHVCGECGKGFGQLSHLNTHIRTHTGERPHVCGECGKGYSDLSNLNTHKRTHTGKRPHVCGECGKGFSVLSRLNTHIWTHTGERPHVCGECGKGFSVLSSLNTHKRTHTGKRPHVCGECGKGFSVLSRLNRHIRTHTGERPHVCGECAKGFSDLSSLNTHILTHTGERPHVCGECGKAFSRLSHLNTHKRTHTRERPNVCGECGKRFSDVSSIIRHRRTHTGDRPHVCGECGKGFSVLSNLNEHKMTHTGERPHVCGECGKGFSGLSHMNTHIRTHTGERTHVCGECGKAFSDLSSIIRHRRTHTGERPHVCGECGKGFSVLSHMNTQIRTHTGERPHVCGECGKRFSDLSSIIRHRRTHTGERPHVCGECGKGFSDLSSLRRHTGERPISKARHD; translated from the coding sequence ATGGTTGCTTTTggcagtcaggattacctcctcaaacatctgaagttcaaacacccagctgagtatatggaaaagatgaggacagaacaatcttgcaacattccaataaatatgaccgaaaatgcatctttcaaccagtcaagtcacttaataaacaatgtaactgcttctcatgCCAAAACATATATATTAGCAGCTGCCACAGGAAAGACtcttggagaaagtgggaagagtctgacttggttatcagaccagaacctAGAGAAGAGGACCCAGaccggggagagaccgcatgtatgcagggaatgtgggaagggatttagtgtgtcatccagcctgaaAACACAcatgagaacacacacaggggagagaccacatgtatgtggggaatgtgggaagggatttggtcagttatcccacctgaacacacacattaggacacacacaggggagagaccacatgtatgtggggaatgtggaaagggataTAGTGacttatccaacctgaacacacacaagaggacacacacagggaagagaccacatgtatgtggtgaatgtgggaagggatttagtgtgttatcccgACTGAACACACACAtttggacacacacaggggagagaccgcatgtatgtggggaatgtgggaagggatttagtgtgttatccagcctgaacacacacaagaggacacacacagggaagagaccacatgtatgtggtgaatgtgggaagggatttagtgtgttatcccgactgaacagacacattaggacacacacaggggagagaccacatgtatgtggggaatgtgcaaagggatttagtgacttatccagcctgaacacacacattttgacacacacaggggagagaccgcatgtatgtggggaatgtgggaaagcatttagtcggttatcccacctgaacacacacaagaggacacacacacggGAGAGACCGAATGTATGTGGTGAATGTGGGAAGCGATTTAGTGACGTATCCAGCATAATCAGACACCGGAGGACACACACTGGGGACAGACCACacgtatgtggggaatgtgggaagggatttagtgtgttatccaacctgaacgaacacaagatgacacacacaggggagagaccacatgtatgtggggaatgtgggaagggatttagtgggCTATCCCACATGAACACACACattaggacacacacaggggagagaacgCATGTATGTGGTGAATGTGGGAAGgcatttagtgacttatccagtaTAATCAGACAccgaaggacacacacaggggagagaccgcatgtatgtggggaatgtgggaagggatttagtgtgctATCCCACATGAACACACAAATtaggacacatacaggggagagaccgcatgtatgtggggaatgtgggaagcgatttagtgacttatccagtaTAATCAGACACAGGAggacacacacgggggagagaccgcatgtgtgtggggaatgtggaaagggatttagtgatttatccagcctgaggagacacacaggggagagacctatctctaaagccaggcatgattag